A genome region from Flavobacteriales bacterium includes the following:
- a CDS encoding HAMP domain-containing histidine kinase, whose protein sequence is MFFDNGPGIPEEIKSRIFDMYYRGNVTSKGSGFGLYIVKNAIAKLNGTISFISRPGHTDFQFIIPTNSIAS, encoded by the coding sequence ATGTTTTTTGATAATGGTCCTGGAATTCCAGAAGAGATTAAATCACGAATATTCGACATGTATTATAGAGGAAACGTTACATCGAAAGGAAGTGGCTTTGGTTTATATATTGTTAAAAACGCGATCGCGAAATTAAATGGTACAATATCATTTATAAGTAGACCAGGGCATACCGATTTTCAATTCATTATACCTACTAATTCAATAGCATCATAA